The Microcella flavibacter DNA segment GGTTGCTCAGCACGATCCAGGTCGTGCGCCCGGTCGTGGTGTCGCCGCCGACCAGCCAGCTCGTGGGCTGCGGGGCCGCGCACTCCCCCGCGGCGAGGCCGCGCACGTCGTCGGTGGCGGGCTCCGTGCGCTCCACCGCGGCGACGCGGGTGTCGGGCGCGCCGACGGGCAGCGTGATCGTCGCGGCCCCGCCCTCGAGGGCGTCGCTGATCGGGATGCCCCCCTCGACCAGCCCGGTGCCCGAGGCGAGGCGCTCCGGGTTCGCCACCGCGGCGACCTGGGCCTCCGCGCCGGCGCTCAGCCCGAGCACCGGGCCCGGGCAGACGAGCAGCTGATCGCCGCGGTCGGGGACGACGTCGATCGCGGGCGCCGCGGCCTGGATGCTCGGCCCGGGCATGAGGATCACGCCCGCCGCGAGCGCCACCGCACGGCCGCGGCGAGCAGCGCGACGCCGAGGCGGCCGCCGAGCGCGAGCATGCGCCGGGCGTCGGGGCGCGCAGACCGGGGCCGCGCTGCCCGCGGGGTGCGCGAGGGCTTGCGGGGACGGGCGGCAGCGGCGGCGGGGTCGGGAGCGGCGGGGTCGGGAGCGGCGGGGTCGGCCGCTGCTGCGCGGTCGGCCAGAGTGTCGAGATCCGCCGGCGTGGGCGTCGGCTCGGCGGGCCCCGGATCAGCAGGGGCCGGCTCAGCGGGCGTCGCGGTCGCGCGGTCGTCCGACGTCGCGGGAACGGCGGGCGAGGCGGAAAGACTATCCGCGGTCTTCCGCTCCTCGTCCTCCGGCCGCTCGCCGGGGCGCTGCTCATCACTCATCGTCGTCCTCCGCGAAGGTCGTCGCCGGGTCGTCGATGCTGCCCTCGTCGCTGCGGGCGCGTCGCGGTCGCCGACCGGTGGGGATGGCAACGAGCAGCGTGAGCGCGAGGATCCCGAGCTGGCCGAGGAGCACCGCGGGCGCGGTGGCCGGGATGCCCGGCGCGGGCGTGCGGTCGTCATCGGTCGCGGTGACGCGCCACAGGCGCCCCGCATCCGTGTCGCCGACGGGGACGAGCGCGTCGGTCGCGTCGAGAGCGGCGGAGATCGCGGCCGGGTCGGCGAGGGCGGTGGTCGGGAGGGCGGCGCCCTCCTCGTCCTGGAGCGGGACCAGTTCGGGGGCGAGCAGCACGAAGCGCACGTCGAGCTCGGCGAGCGCGGCGGCGGCGTCCCGGCCGCTCGCGGCGGCGAGGTTGGCGGCGAGCTCCGCGACGGCCTGCGCGCCCTCGCCTGCGGGGCCGGTGCTGCGGAACGTCCGCGCATCCACCATCGAGCGCCCGGCGCCGAGCTCGAGGCGCGCGCCGATGCCGTCGCCCGCCGGGGTCAGCACGAGCGTCGCCTGCCGCGGGTCGTCGAGGGCGGAGGCGGCGACGATGGCCGGGAGCGTGCGCGCCTCCGCGGCCCGCACGACGGCGAGCCCGGTGAGCGGCGCCGCGAGCAGCGGGGCGACCGCGGCGACGGCGGCGATGACGGCGATGAGCCCGGGCACGGCGCCGGCGCGGCGCAGGCCGTCGAGCGCGACCGCGACCCCGATGAGCAGCCCCAGCCAGTAGAGCCCGAGCGCGGGCGCGACGTCGAGCCCGACGGGGCGCCCCTCGGCGGTAGTGAGCGAGACGCCCGAGGCGAGCACGGCGCTGACCAGGCCGAGCGCGCCCATCCCGAGCGGCAGGGCGGCGCGGCCGCCGCGGGGCAGGGCCAGACCGAGCAGCGCGAGCAGCGGCAGCGGAGCGAGCAGCGCGCCGAGCACGACCGCGATGAGCAGCGGCGGGGCGTCCTCCGGCAGGATGCCCTGCAGCGGCCCGATCGCGAGCGCGAGGTCGGGCCAGCCGAGCAGCAGGCCGGTCGGCGCGGGCTCGCCCGGAGCCGCGACGATGCCGGGGTCGGCGAGCAGCGCGAGCGGGGATCCCCGCCAGAGCTGCGCGACCACGAGCGGCGCGGCCACGGCGGCGACGGGCACGACGAGGGTCAGCAGTCGGCCGGCACGACGCGGGTTGATCGCCATCCAGGCGAGCAGCGCGACGACGAGGGCCGGCACGAGCGAGGGTGCGGAGGCGCTCACCACGACCGTGAGCAGACCCGCGGCCGCGGTCGCGCTCCACGAGCGCGGCGCGCGGTGCGCGGCGGCGAGCAGCCAGGGCAGCGCGACGAGCGCGACGACGGCCGCGGGCCGCCCGGCGATGAGCGGCACGAGCAGCGCCGGCGCGACGCCCCAGAGCAGCGCGGCCGCGGCGGCGGGGCCCCGCCGGCGCACGAGACCGGCGGCGAGCCACCACGCTCCGAGCCCGGCGAGCGGCATCGCGGCGACCCAGAGCACGCCCAGGGCGAAGGAGGGCTGCCAGGGGGTCAGCACGCCGAGCAGGGCGAGGA contains these protein-coding regions:
- a CDS encoding glycosyltransferase; protein product: MTAVLVARRGGATLEQTLLGLAEQSRPPERLLIVDATDDEAATRALAAARPTMFVNAAHGASFGDDVARAVSALPEPETTSSPYGSVEEWLWLLRHDTAPDPRALERLLGAVEVAPSVAVAGPKQMDAASPTMIDEFGETMTRIGAAAALAERELDQGQHDRTSDVLAIGEAGMLVRRSVFTDVGGFDPALPSVDAALDLCVRIRLAGHRVIGVPLARVFVAEGTAEFARAHVPRRIVHRWRRAAQLHRRLVYAPAAAVPFHWLSLLPLAVLRSFAHLLAKQPTRPPGELAAALIVAFSGARVPAARRRLARARAAGVTWDALAPLRMAPPEVRRRRAIARDARVGRAEDVAPPRPDFLPGGALVTVLLALVSAVVFSPLLGAGALLGGAAAPLAPDLGALWTGMMATGDAPADPFAFVLALLGVLTPWQPSFALGVLWVAAMPLAGLGAWWLAAGLVRRRGPAAAAALLWGVAPALLVPLIAGRPAAVVALVALPWLLAAAHRAPRSWSATAAAGLLTVVVSASAPSLVPALVVALLAWMAINPRRAGRLLTLVVPVAAVAAPLVVAQLWRGSPLALLADPGIVAAPGEPAPTGLLLGWPDLALAIGPLQGILPEDAPPLLIAVVLGALLAPLPLLALLGLALPRGGRAALPLGMGALGLVSAVLASGVSLTTAEGRPVGLDVAPALGLYWLGLLIGVAVALDGLRRAGAVPGLIAVIAAVAAVAPLLAAPLTGLAVVRAAEARTLPAIVAASALDDPRQATLVLTPAGDGIGARLELGAGRSMVDARTFRSTGPAGEGAQAVAELAANLAAASGRDAAAALAELDVRFVLLAPELVPLQDEEGAALPTTALADPAAISAALDATDALVPVGDTDAGRLWRVTATDDDRTPAPGIPATAPAVLLGQLGILALTLLVAIPTGRRPRRARSDEGSIDDPATTFAEDDDE